From Triticum aestivum cultivar Chinese Spring chromosome 4A, IWGSC CS RefSeq v2.1, whole genome shotgun sequence, a single genomic window includes:
- the LOC123086144 gene encoding vacuolar protein sorting-associated protein 26A produces the protein MNYIIGAFKPPCDIFVTFSDERSRKQVAVKKDNGKTTMVPAFQSLETIAGEVSIAPVPGKRIEHMGVKIELLGQIELYFDRGNFYDFTSLVRELDVPGEIYERKTYPFEFSTVEMPYESYNGTNVRLRYILKVTIGRNYVGNIVESRDFCVRNYSPLPSINNSIKMEVGIEDCLHIEFEYSKSKYHLKDVIVGKIYFLLVRIKIKNMELEIRRRESTGSGPNTYVETETLAKFELMDGAPVRGESIPVRLFLTPYELTPTYRNINNKFSVKYYLNLVLVDEEDRRYFKQQEINMFRLDETPQPS, from the exons ATG AATTACATCATCGGCGCCTTCAAGCCGCCCTGCGACATCTTCGTGACCTTTTCCGATGAGAGGAGCCGGAAGCAG GTTGCAGTCAAGAAGGATAATGGAAAGACAACCATGGTGCCGGCGTTCCAGAGCCTGGAGACCATAGCCGGAGAG GTATCAATAGCGCCTGTTCCTGGTAAAAGGATTGAGCACATGGGTGTTAAGATTGAGCTGCTTGGACAGATAG AGTTGTATTTCGACAGAGGCAACTTCTATGACTTCACTTCACTGG TGCGTGAGTTAGATGTTCCTGGtgaaatatatgaaagaaagacATATCCATTTGAGTTCTCTACTGTTGAAATGCCATATGAGTCATACAATGGAACAAATGTCAGACTGAG GTACATCCTGAAAGTGACTATTGGTAGAAACTATGTTGGTAATATTGTGGAATCTCGGGATTTCTGT GTAAGGAACTATTCTCCTCTTCCTTCAATCAATAACAGCATCAAG ATGGAAGTTGGAATTGAAGATTGCCTGCATATTGAGTTTGAGTACAGCAAAAGCAA GTACCATCTCAAGGATGTCATTGTAGGAAAGATCTATTTTCTTCTAGTCAGAATAAAGATAAAAAACATGGAGCTTGAGATTCGCCGCCGGGAATCAACAGGATCAGGTCCTAACACATATGTTGAGACTGAGACACTTGCTAAATTTGAGCTGATGGATGGTGCCCCAGTCAGAG GAGAGTCTATTCCTGTAAGGCTATTCTTGACTCCATACGAGCTAACCCCGACTTACCGCAACATAAACAACAAGTTCAGTGTCAAGTACTACCTCAACCTGGTCCTTGTGGACGAGGAAGACCGGAGATACTTCAAGCAGCAAGAGATAAACAT